A window of Elgaria multicarinata webbii isolate HBS135686 ecotype San Diego chromosome 2, rElgMul1.1.pri, whole genome shotgun sequence contains these coding sequences:
- the FJX1 gene encoding four-jointed box protein 1, translated as MQRAGLAGLGSVAVLWLLALASLVGLWSVRIEEPGSIGPRFPQEAPESGRGGAEAAPAATSHRRRRPSSQAAQKTFRALLTLPKQPTEPQEGPDESGQEPEPPPPPPPPSAHPRREKPGARGAAEPLPPSPVRGGIFWSRALEAQVPPGFSAEETASWLRAAREARVVSLERGGCGRSSNRLARLSDGSRACVRYGINPEQIQGEALSYHLAGLLGMQERLPPLALSRVDARGGQWAQVRDELRGSHWAEGAVVSLAQWVDNLTDVVAPAPWRAEAGAGAAAGGRRLQPLVAGELRGLGSAQLVELVQWSDLILFDYLTANFDRLVSNLFSLQWDPRVMHRATSNLHRGPNGGLIFLDNEAGLVHGYRLLAMWDKYNEPLLRSVCVFREATAQRVRDLHRLRNAASELLRLYRTREPLAELLGFLSDQQAQLLQERIDFVHKHILHCKAKAAAL; from the coding sequence ATGCAACGAGCGGGTCTGGCCGGGCTGGGCTCCGTGGCCGTGCTCTGGCTGCTGGCGTTGGCTTCCCTGGTGGGGTTGTGGAGCGTACGGATCGAGGAGCCGGGAAGCATCGGACCCCGATTCCCGCAGGAGGCACCCGAATCCGGGCGTGGAGGCGCCGAGGCAGCGCCGGCAGCTACAAGtcatcgccgccgccgcccttcAAGTCAAGCCGCCCAGAAAACTTTCCGAGCGCTGCTCACGCTGCCGAAGCAGCCCACGGAGCCCCAGGAGGGGCCGGACGAAAGCGGGCAGGagccggagccgccgccgccgccgccgcctccttcggCTCATCCTCGCCGGGAGAAGCCAGGCGCGAGGGGCGCGGCAGAGCCGCTTCCCCCGTCGCCCGTGCGCGGCGGGATCTTCTGGAGCAGGGCTCTGGAGGCGCAGGTGCCGCCGGGCTTCTCCGCCGAGGAGACGGCCTCGTGGCTGCGGGCGGCCCGGGAGGCGCGCGTCGTGTCGCTGGAGCGAGGCGGCTGCGGCCGCAGCTCCAACCGGCTGgctcgactgtcggacgggagcCGCGCCTGCGTGCGCTACGGCATCAACCCAGAGCAGATCCAGGGCGAGGCACTCTCCTACCATCTGGCCGGACTGCTGGGCATGCAAGAGCGCCTGCCGCCGCTGGCGCTCTCCCGGGTGGACGCCCGCGGCGGGCAGTGGGCGCAAGTGCGCGACGAGCTGCGCGGCTCGCATTGGGCCGAGGGCGCCGTGGTGAGCCTCGCGCAGTGGGTGGACAACCTGACCGACGTGGTGGCTCCCGCCCCCTGGCGGGCCGAGGCGGGGGCAGGGGCGGCAGCGGGGGGCAGGAGGCTGCAGCCTCTAGTGGCGGGGGAGCTGCGGGGCCTTGGCTCGGCCCAGCTGGTGGAGCTGGTGCAGTGGAGTGACTTGATCCTCTTTGACTACTTGACCGCCAACTTCGACCGGCTGGTCAGCAACCTGTTCAGCCTGCAGTGGGACCCTCGCGTGATGCACCGGGCCACCAGCAACCTGCACCGGGGCCCCAATGGGGGGCTGATCTTCCTCGACAACGAGGCCGGCCTGGTGCACGGCTACCGGCTGCTGGCCATGTGGGACAAGTACAACGAGCCCTTGCTGCGCTCCGTCTGCGTCTTCCGCGAGGCCACCGCCCAGAGGGTGCGGGACTTGCACCGCCTGCGCAACGCTGCCTCCGAGCTGCTCAGGCTGTACCGGACTCGGGAGCCGCTGGCCGAGCTCCTCGGCTTCCTCTCCGACCAGCAAGCCCAGCTGCTCCAAGAGCGCATCGACTTCGTCCACAAGCACATTTTGCACTGCAAAGCCAAGGCCGCTGCCCTGTGA